GAGCGCGGGCGTCGACATCGAGGCGGGCGACCGCGCCGTCGAGCTCATGAAGGAGTGGGTGAAGAAGACGCAGCGCGCCGAGGTCCTTGGTGGCCTCGGCGGTTTCGCCGGCCTCTTCGACGCCTCCGCCCTCAAGCGCTACGAGCGGCCGCTGCTCGCCTCCGCGACCGACGGCGTCGGCACGAAGGTCGACATCGCCCGCCAGATGGGCGTGTACGACACCATCGGCCACGACCTGGTCGCGATGGTCATGGACGACATCGTCGTCTGCGGCGCCGAGCCGCTCTTCATGACCGACTACATCTGCGTCGGCAAGGTCCACCCGGAGCGGGTCGCCGCCATCGTCAAGGGCATCGCCGAGGGCTGCGTCCTCGCCGGCTGCGCCCTCGTCGGCGGCGAGACCGCGGAGCACCCGGGTCTCCTCGGCCCGGACGACTTCGACGTCGCCGGCGCCGGCACGGGTGTCGTGGAGTACGACCGGCTGCTCGGCGCCGATCGCATCCGTACGGGGGACGCGGTCATCGCCATGGCCTCCTCGGGTCTTCACTCCAACGGGTACTCGCTCGTCCGGCACGTGGTCTTCGACCGCGCCGGCATGACCCTGGACCAGCGTGTCGAGGAGCTCGGCCGGACCCTCGGCGAGGAGCTCCTGGAGCCCACCAAGATCTACTCGCTGGACTGCCTGGCCCTCACCAGGACCACGGACGTCCACGCGTACAGCCACATCACGGGCGGCGGTCTCGCCGCCAACCTGGCCCGGGTGATCCCGGACGGCCTGCACGCCACGGTCGACCGCTCCACCTGGACCCCCGGCGCGATCTTCGACCTGGTCGGCAAGGCCGGTCAGGTGGAGCGCCTGGAGCTGGAGAAGACCCTGAACATGGGCGTCGGCATGATGGCCGTCGTGCCGGCCGACTCCGTGGACGCGGCCCTGACGACCCTCGCGGACCGCGGGGTCGAGGCGTGGGTCGCGGGCGAGATCACCGAGCGCGGCGCGCACACCACCGGCGCGGAGCTGGTCGGGGACTACGCGAAGTAGAGCGGTCCCGGACGCAGGCATACGGCAGCGGCCCGGCAGCGCCCCTCAGGGGCTGCTGCCGGGCCGTTCCCGTACGGTCTCGTCCCCGCGTACCCCCAGGGGTGTGCGCGGACAGCACGGAAACCCGGCCGGTTGTACCGGACCGGGTTTCTGTGATTCAGAAGGTCAAGCGCGACGTGGGGACGACGGACCGGACTCGTCGTCCTCGTCCTCGTCCTCGTCGTCGTAGAGAGACGCGTACTGCGCGTACGGGTCGTCTTCCTCGTCGTCGTCCTCGAACGGCTCGCCATTCGGCGGCTGGTTCGAAGTCGAAGCGCCCAGCTCATTGGCCAGACGCGACAGGTCAGTCCCGCCGCTGCTGTACTTCAGCTGGCGGGCGACCTTGGTCTGCTTGGCCTTTGCCCGGCCGCGCCCCATGGCTCGACCCCCTCGGTGACGGGGCTCGATGACCCCAGAGTCTTGACACGCGTTCATGATTCGGAACGGACTCTCGAAAGAGAGACCGGCCCGTAGGGCTTCAACGGTACCTGTTTCCTCGGGTCTACGGTACGCCGTGCGCATCACATACCTCGGTACAGAACCTTCGAGGAGCCCTTTCCTCGCTGGTCAATCGCGATTTTAACCTCTTCTTGAGGGCCGACCCGCCGAGGGGCGTGAGCGAAGTCTCGCCGAGGTGCCCCCGGCGTCTCCTCGATGCCTCCCCGGCGGCGGGGCGGCCCTCCGTGCAAACCCGGCGGGCTCAGGCGCGCAGGGCCTCCGCCATCCGCTGCTCGGCGATCCGGTCGGCCGCGGCGGCCGGCGGAATTCCGTCCGCCTTCGCACGTGCGAATATGGCCAGCGTGGTGTCGAAGATCTTCGTGGCCTTCGTCTTGCACCGGTCGAAGTCGAAGCCGTGCAGCTCGTCGGCGACCTGGATCACGCCACCGGCGTTGACCACGTAGTCGGGCGCGTAGAGGATCCCGCGGTCCGACAGGTCCTTCTCGACACCGGGGTGCGCGAGCTGGTTGTTGGCCGCACCGCAGACGATCTTCGCGGTGAGGACGGGCACGGTCTCGTCGTTCAGGGCGCCGCCGAGCGCACAGGGCGCGTAGACGTCCAGGCCCTCGACGCGGATCAGCGCGTCCGTGTCGGCGACGACGGTCACCTGCGGGTACTTGTCGGTGATCCGGCGCACCGACTCCTCGCGCACATCGGTGATCACGACCTCGGCGCCGTCCTCCAGGAGGTGCTCGACGAGGTAGTGGCCGACCTTGCCGACGCCCGCGACACCGACCTTGCGGCCGCGCAGGGTCGGGTCGCCCCAGAGGGTCTGCGCGGAGGCGCGCATTCCCTGGAAGACACCGAAGGCGGTGAGGACGGAGGAGTCGCCGGCGCCGCCGTTCTCGGGGGAGCGGCCGGTG
Above is a genomic segment from Streptomyces sp. NBC_00094 containing:
- the purM gene encoding phosphoribosylformylglycinamidine cyclo-ligase; the protein is MSESTSAGSGASYASAGVDIEAGDRAVELMKEWVKKTQRAEVLGGLGGFAGLFDASALKRYERPLLASATDGVGTKVDIARQMGVYDTIGHDLVAMVMDDIVVCGAEPLFMTDYICVGKVHPERVAAIVKGIAEGCVLAGCALVGGETAEHPGLLGPDDFDVAGAGTGVVEYDRLLGADRIRTGDAVIAMASSGLHSNGYSLVRHVVFDRAGMTLDQRVEELGRTLGEELLEPTKIYSLDCLALTRTTDVHAYSHITGGGLAANLARVIPDGLHATVDRSTWTPGAIFDLVGKAGQVERLELEKTLNMGVGMMAVVPADSVDAALTTLADRGVEAWVAGEITERGAHTTGAELVGDYAK
- a CDS encoding DUF3073 domain-containing protein; translation: MGRGRAKAKQTKVARQLKYSSGGTDLSRLANELGASTSNQPPNGEPFEDDDEEDDPYAQYASLYDDEDEDEDDESGPSSPRRA
- a CDS encoding Glu/Leu/Phe/Val dehydrogenase dimerization domain-containing protein, whose protein sequence is MTDVTGVPVVPADVLHTLFHSEQGGHEQVVLCQDRATGLKAVIAIHSTALGPALGGTRFYPYATEAEAIADALNLSRGMSYKNAMAGLDHGGGKAVIIGDPEKIKTDELLLAYGRMVASLAGRYVTACDVGTYVADMDVVARENRWTTGRSPENGGAGDSSVLTAFGVFQGMRASAQTLWGDPTLRGRKVGVAGVGKVGHYLVEHLLEDGAEVVITDVREESVRRITDKYPQVTVVADTDALIRVEGLDVYAPCALGGALNDETVPVLTAKIVCGAANNQLAHPGVEKDLSDRGILYAPDYVVNAGGVIQVADELHGFDFDRCKTKATKIFDTTLAIFARAKADGIPPAAAADRIAEQRMAEALRA